One Natronoarchaeum mannanilyticum genomic window carries:
- a CDS encoding Hsp20/alpha crystallin family protein, whose product MSALREALRDLPDAVFADLLESDEAYKLVIDLPGVTAETLDVRVEDGRLVIEARRTKSAPAEFRYLREDRSLFLDAELPLPPDASGEDAEASMSSGVLELTVPKRGQDVETTIEVTAE is encoded by the coding sequence ATGTCAGCGCTGCGCGAGGCCCTGCGCGACCTCCCCGACGCCGTGTTCGCCGACCTCCTCGAGAGCGACGAGGCGTACAAGCTGGTGATCGACCTGCCGGGCGTCACCGCCGAGACGCTGGACGTGCGCGTCGAGGACGGCCGCCTCGTGATCGAAGCGCGGCGCACGAAGTCCGCTCCCGCGGAGTTTCGCTACCTCCGCGAGGACCGATCCCTGTTTCTCGACGCCGAACTACCCCTGCCGCCGGACGCCTCGGGCGAGGACGCCGAGGCCTCGATGTCGAGCGGCGTCCTCGAGCTCACCGTGCCCAAGCGGGGCCAGGACGTCGAAACTACCATCGAAGTCACCGCCGAGTAG
- a CDS encoding AarF/ABC1/UbiB kinase family protein: protein MNLRAYWRFLVVARRFLPLLLAYARDRNRFLLFGRGRQVDAETRQQRAEHLLDALLTLGPTFIKLGQLLSTRPDILPPEYIEVLSQLQDEVPPAEWEPAREVLEDELGPIDDRFDEFDTDPISGASLGQVYRATVDGDDVAVKIRRPGVESLVEADLRVVKWSLPLLLRFVGEGRSFSLRNLADEFDKTIREEMDYQREAAMLTEIRGNFSDDEAIKIPPVVESHSGPRVLTMEYLPGTKISRVDELDERGVDRGAVAENLQRAYMQMIIDDGVFHADPHPGNLAVQDDGTIVFYDFGMSGRVDAFLQEKIVDFYVAIANQDIDGILDALIEMGTLSPDADRAVMADVMELAIADARGEDIEQYRVQQIVGQIEDSIYEFPFRLPKNLALVLRVATVVEGVCVTLDENHDFISSATEYLTEQGYREETARRYVAEAGEQFRESAESAVRVPPKLESALDRVEREDFHLRADLEDSDDLLDKLAKRIVLGMLGAAGTLSTALLYAWGTILSAAIAGAFTVFVVAMLYRSFRSRRGIRAKPQFTRQSMRQRRGGD, encoded by the coding sequence GTGAACCTCAGGGCGTACTGGCGCTTTCTCGTCGTCGCCAGGCGCTTTCTGCCGCTGTTGCTCGCCTACGCCCGGGACCGCAACCGGTTCCTGCTGTTCGGCCGCGGTCGGCAGGTCGACGCCGAGACCCGACAGCAGCGCGCCGAGCACCTGCTCGACGCCCTGCTGACGCTGGGGCCGACGTTCATCAAGCTCGGCCAGCTGCTCTCGACGCGGCCGGACATCCTGCCCCCGGAGTACATCGAGGTGCTCTCCCAGTTGCAAGACGAGGTGCCGCCGGCGGAGTGGGAGCCAGCTCGCGAAGTGCTCGAAGACGAACTCGGGCCGATCGACGACCGGTTCGACGAGTTCGACACCGACCCGATCAGCGGCGCCAGCCTGGGGCAGGTGTACCGCGCGACGGTCGACGGCGACGACGTGGCCGTGAAGATCCGCCGCCCCGGCGTCGAGTCGCTCGTCGAGGCCGACCTGCGCGTGGTCAAGTGGTCGCTCCCGCTGCTGTTGCGCTTCGTCGGCGAGGGCCGCTCGTTCTCGCTGCGGAACCTCGCCGACGAGTTCGACAAGACGATCCGCGAGGAGATGGACTACCAGCGCGAGGCCGCGATGCTCACCGAGATCCGCGGGAACTTCTCGGACGACGAGGCCATCAAGATCCCGCCGGTCGTCGAGAGCCACTCCGGCCCGCGCGTGCTCACGATGGAGTACCTTCCGGGGACGAAGATCAGCCGCGTCGACGAACTCGACGAGCGCGGCGTGGACCGAGGCGCCGTCGCCGAAAACCTCCAGCGGGCGTACATGCAGATGATCATCGACGACGGCGTGTTCCACGCCGACCCCCACCCCGGCAATCTCGCGGTGCAGGACGACGGGACGATCGTGTTCTACGACTTCGGGATGAGCGGGCGGGTCGACGCGTTCCTCCAGGAGAAGATCGTCGACTTCTACGTCGCCATCGCCAACCAGGACATCGACGGCATCCTCGACGCGCTCATCGAGATGGGGACGCTCAGCCCCGACGCCGACCGGGCGGTGATGGCAGACGTGATGGAGCTGGCGATCGCCGACGCCCGCGGCGAGGACATCGAGCAGTACCGCGTCCAGCAGATCGTCGGCCAGATCGAGGACTCGATCTACGAGTTCCCGTTCCGCCTGCCGAAGAACCTCGCGCTCGTCCTGCGCGTCGCGACGGTCGTCGAGGGGGTCTGCGTCACCCTCGACGAGAACCACGACTTCATCTCCAGCGCGACGGAGTATCTCACCGAGCAGGGCTACCGCGAGGAGACCGCCCGACGCTACGTCGCGGAGGCCGGCGAGCAGTTCCGCGAGTCGGCCGAGTCGGCCGTCCGCGTGCCGCCGAAACTCGAGAGCGCGCTCGACCGCGTCGAGCGCGAGGACTTCCATCTCCGGGCGGATCTGGAGGATTCGGACGACCTGCTGGACAAGCTGGCGAAACGGATCGTCCTCGGGATGCTGGGCGCCGCCGGAACGCTATCGACGGCGCTGCTGTACGCCTGGGGAACCATCCTCTCGGCGGCGATCGCCGGCGCGTTCACAGTGTTCGTCGTCGCGATGCTGTACCGCTCGTTCCGCAGCAGGCGCGGCATCCGCGCGAAGCCGCAGTTCACCCGCCAGAGCATGCGCCAGCGGCGCGGCGGCGACTGA
- a CDS encoding pyridoxamine 5'-phosphate oxidase family protein, which yields MADAVPERAETLLTGEPLMAHLATSVDDRPHVAPVWYDYADGVVEVLTGGRKLRDIRENPKVAISVQKAVGGDAEWMVALHGTAEIVDDEAATREAARRINAKYGASEDAYAENVLVRIDVGSAQFREY from the coding sequence ATGGCAGACGCCGTTCCCGAACGAGCCGAGACGCTGCTCACCGGCGAGCCGCTGATGGCCCACCTCGCGACCAGCGTCGACGACCGGCCCCACGTCGCGCCGGTCTGGTACGACTACGCCGACGGCGTCGTCGAGGTGCTGACCGGTGGCCGAAAACTCCGAGATATCCGCGAGAACCCGAAGGTGGCGATCTCGGTCCAGAAGGCCGTCGGCGGCGACGCCGAGTGGATGGTCGCGCTCCACGGCACCGCCGAGATCGTCGACGACGAGGCGGCGACGCGCGAGGCCGCTCGTCGGATCAACGCGAAGTACGGCGCGAGCGAGGACGCCTACGCCGAGAACGTGCTCGTGCGGATCGACGTCGGGTCGGCGCAGTTCCGGGAGTACTGA
- a CDS encoding metal-dependent hydrolase has protein sequence MFLGHALLAFALATLVADWRGWPARRALTLGLVAGAFAAIPDVDVAYAAVAIDVDALNAASITQPSTFWDATRDVHRTMTHSLVVALLAGPAFGLWAVKRTGSQLTRAAGRGVSAVALAALVGAAYAVSGPLGGVVMGLFAVAGVGVATLCRIATDFPARTVALAATAGLLSHPWGDLVTGEPPRLFYPFDVGVFDGRVLLHGDPTLHLLGAFAIELSVAWLAAVTIARVAGFSMGELIDLRALAGAAYGVAAVAMAPPTLAVSYHFVFSILSVGVICAGVSTRPTAVPTAAELRRQFGRHPLLLGITFTALTGITAALVGYAAVYLVVAA, from the coding sequence GTGTTTCTCGGACACGCGCTGCTGGCGTTCGCCCTCGCGACGCTGGTCGCGGACTGGCGAGGCTGGCCGGCTCGGCGGGCGCTGACGCTCGGGCTGGTCGCCGGTGCGTTCGCCGCGATCCCCGACGTCGACGTCGCGTACGCCGCGGTGGCGATCGACGTCGACGCACTCAACGCCGCCTCGATCACACAGCCCAGCACGTTCTGGGACGCGACGCGGGACGTCCACCGGACGATGACCCACTCGCTGGTCGTCGCGCTGCTTGCGGGTCCCGCGTTCGGCCTCTGGGCGGTCAAGCGAACCGGTTCGCAGCTGACCCGAGCGGCGGGGCGGGGCGTCAGCGCCGTCGCGCTCGCGGCGCTGGTCGGCGCCGCCTACGCGGTGAGCGGCCCGCTCGGCGGCGTCGTGATGGGGCTGTTCGCGGTCGCCGGCGTCGGCGTCGCGACGCTGTGCCGGATCGCGACCGACTTCCCGGCGCGGACCGTCGCGCTCGCGGCGACCGCCGGGCTGCTCTCCCACCCGTGGGGCGATCTGGTAACCGGCGAGCCGCCCCGGCTGTTCTACCCGTTCGACGTCGGCGTGTTCGACGGTCGTGTGCTGCTCCATGGCGATCCCACGCTCCACCTGCTGGGCGCGTTCGCGATCGAACTCTCGGTCGCGTGGCTCGCCGCCGTGACGATCGCTCGCGTCGCGGGGTTCTCGATGGGAGAGCTGATCGATCTGCGGGCGCTCGCCGGCGCCGCGTACGGCGTCGCAGCGGTCGCGATGGCGCCGCCGACGCTGGCGGTGTCCTATCACTTCGTGTTCTCGATCCTCTCGGTCGGCGTGATCTGTGCGGGCGTCTCGACCCGACCGACCGCGGTGCCGACCGCAGCAGAACTTCGACGGCAGTTCGGGCGTCATCCCCTGCTGCTGGGCATCACGTTCACCGCGCTGACGGGGATCACCGCGGCGCTGGTCGGGTACGCGGCGGTGTACCTCGTCGTCGCGGCGTGA